In Streptomyces seoulensis, the following are encoded in one genomic region:
- a CDS encoding TetR/AcrR family transcriptional regulator: MSTAEETVGGEADAWAEVTPDAARRLLVAAVEAFAERGYHATTTRDIAGRAGMSPAALYIHYKTKEELLHRISRIGHDKALDILRTAARGEGTAAERLADGVSSFVRWHAGRRTTARVVQYELDALGPDARAEIVALRRQVDAEVRGIIEDGVAAGEFEVPDIQGTTLAILSLCIDVARWFNVDGPRTPEQVGELYAGLVLRMVGAH; this comes from the coding sequence ATGAGTACGGCGGAGGAGACGGTCGGCGGCGAGGCCGACGCGTGGGCCGAGGTGACCCCGGACGCGGCCCGGCGGCTGCTCGTCGCCGCCGTGGAAGCCTTCGCCGAGCGCGGCTACCACGCGACCACCACCCGCGACATCGCGGGCCGCGCCGGGATGAGCCCCGCCGCGCTCTACATCCACTACAAGACCAAGGAAGAGCTGCTCCACCGGATCAGCCGCATCGGTCACGACAAGGCGCTGGACATCCTGCGCACCGCCGCGCGCGGCGAGGGCACGGCCGCCGAGCGGCTCGCCGACGGCGTCAGCTCCTTCGTCCGCTGGCACGCCGGCCGCCGCACCACCGCACGGGTCGTGCAGTACGAACTGGACGCGCTCGGCCCGGACGCCCGCGCCGAGATCGTCGCGCTGCGCCGCCAGGTGGACGCCGAGGTGCGCGGGATCATCGAGGACGGCGTGGCCGCCGGCGAGTTCGAGGTGCCCGACATACAGGGCACCACGCTCGCCATCCTGTCGCTCTGCATCGACGTGGCCCGCTGGTTCAACGTCGACGGCCCGCGCACCCCCGAGCAGGTCGGCGAGCTGTACGCGGGACTCGTCCTGCGGATGGTCGGGGCCCAC
- a CDS encoding YiaA/YiaB family inner membrane protein — translation MSDTPVKQQTTGAFYGQAVASFAVAMTATAIGIYRLEASAWVRGFLAIAVLYLVTSAFTLAKVIRDRQEAGEIVSRVDQARMEELLTAHDPYRKTPDPRQQSR, via the coding sequence ATGAGCGACACACCAGTCAAGCAGCAGACCACCGGCGCCTTCTACGGACAGGCCGTCGCCTCCTTCGCCGTCGCCATGACGGCCACCGCGATCGGCATCTACCGGCTGGAGGCCAGCGCCTGGGTGCGCGGCTTCCTCGCCATCGCCGTGCTGTACCTCGTCACCTCCGCCTTCACCCTCGCCAAGGTGATCCGGGACAGACAGGAGGCCGGCGAGATCGTCAGCAGAGTCGACCAGGCCCGCATGGAGGAACTCCTCACCGCCCACGACCCCTACCGCAAGACCCCCGACCCCCGGCAGCAGTCTCGCTAA
- a CDS encoding acyl-CoA dehydrogenase family protein produces the protein MDLGLSEEQSAVRQLARDFVEREIAPHVTAWDRAEEVDRGIVKKLGEIGFLGLTIDEEYGGSGGDHLAYCLVTEELGRGDSSVRGIVSVSLGLVAKSIAAWGNEDQKRRWLPGLTSGELIGCFGLTEPGTGSDAGSLGARAVRDGEDYVLSGTKMFITNGTWADVVLLFARSTDAPGHKGVSAFLVPTDTPGLTRRTIHGKLGLRGQATAELVLEDVRVPASAMVGAEGKGFSVAMSALAKGRMSVAAGCVGIAQAALDAAVQYAGEREQFGSSIAKHQLVQELISDIAVDVDAARLLTWRVADLIDRDEPFATESSKAKLFASEAAVRAASNALQVFGGYGYIDEYPVGKLLRDARVMTLYEGTSQIQKLLIGRALTGVSAF, from the coding sequence GTGGACCTGGGCCTGAGCGAGGAACAGTCGGCCGTACGGCAGCTGGCCCGTGACTTCGTGGAGCGCGAGATCGCCCCCCATGTCACCGCCTGGGACCGTGCCGAGGAGGTCGACCGGGGCATCGTGAAGAAGCTCGGCGAGATCGGCTTCCTGGGGCTGACCATCGACGAGGAGTACGGCGGCTCCGGCGGCGACCATCTTGCGTACTGCCTGGTCACCGAGGAGCTGGGGCGCGGTGACTCCTCGGTGCGCGGGATCGTCTCCGTCTCCCTCGGGCTGGTCGCCAAGTCGATCGCGGCCTGGGGGAACGAGGATCAGAAGCGGCGCTGGCTGCCGGGGCTGACCTCCGGCGAGCTGATCGGCTGCTTCGGCCTCACCGAGCCCGGCACCGGCTCGGACGCGGGCAGCCTCGGCGCGCGGGCCGTACGGGACGGCGAGGACTACGTGCTCAGCGGCACCAAGATGTTCATCACCAACGGCACCTGGGCCGACGTGGTGCTGCTCTTCGCCCGCTCCACCGACGCCCCCGGCCACAAGGGCGTCTCCGCCTTCCTCGTCCCCACCGACACCCCCGGCCTCACCCGCCGCACCATCCACGGCAAGCTCGGCCTGCGCGGCCAGGCCACCGCCGAACTGGTGCTGGAGGACGTACGGGTGCCGGCCTCCGCGATGGTCGGCGCCGAGGGCAAGGGCTTCTCCGTCGCCATGTCCGCGCTCGCCAAGGGCCGGATGTCGGTCGCCGCGGGCTGCGTCGGCATAGCCCAGGCCGCTCTCGACGCGGCCGTTCAATACGCCGGTGAGCGCGAGCAGTTCGGCAGCTCCATCGCCAAGCACCAGCTGGTGCAGGAGCTGATCAGCGACATCGCCGTGGACGTGGACGCCGCCCGGCTGCTGACCTGGCGGGTGGCCGACCTGATCGACCGGGACGAGCCGTTCGCCACCGAGTCCTCCAAGGCCAAGCTGTTCGCCTCCGAGGCCGCCGTGCGCGCCGCCTCCAACGCCCTTCAGGTATTCGGGGGTTACGGCTACATCGACGAGTACCCGGTGGGCAAGCTGCTGCGCGACGCCCGGGTGATGACCCTGTACGAGGGCACGAGCCAGATCCAGAAGCTGCTGATCGGCCGCGCGCTGACCGGTGTTTCGGCTTTCTGA
- a CDS encoding TetR/AcrR family transcriptional regulator — protein MARPRKPLLSTDRIVKTARALVDAEGLQAVSTRRLAAELGVSGPSLYNHFRTKDEILEAVADSVSAQVDLTMFEDGRDWRTALHDWAVSYRSALRDHPNIVPVLARGPGRRPAGLRLADAVYGGMVDAGWSPAQATSIGALMRYFVMGSALSSFAGGFVDDASAYDPADYPHLGQAHLLAEQQEKVDERAFEVGLAALLAGLEGQYGEPDPRP, from the coding sequence ATGGCCCGACCGCGCAAGCCCCTCCTCAGCACCGACCGGATCGTGAAGACGGCACGGGCCCTCGTGGACGCGGAGGGCCTCCAGGCCGTCTCCACCCGGCGGCTCGCCGCCGAACTCGGGGTGAGCGGGCCCTCGCTCTACAACCACTTCCGCACCAAGGACGAGATCCTGGAGGCGGTCGCGGACTCGGTGAGCGCGCAGGTCGACCTCACGATGTTCGAGGACGGCCGGGACTGGCGTACCGCGCTGCACGACTGGGCCGTCTCCTACCGGTCCGCGCTGCGCGACCACCCCAACATCGTCCCGGTCCTCGCACGCGGCCCCGGCCGCCGCCCGGCCGGACTCCGGCTGGCGGACGCGGTGTACGGCGGGATGGTCGACGCGGGCTGGTCCCCGGCGCAGGCGACCTCGATCGGCGCGCTGATGCGGTACTTCGTCATGGGCTCCGCGCTCAGCTCCTTCGCGGGCGGCTTCGTGGACGACGCGAGCGCCTACGACCCCGCCGACTATCCCCACCTCGGGCAGGCCCACCTCCTCGCCGAGCAGCAGGAGAAGGTCGACGAGCGGGCCTTCGAGGTCGGGCTCGCGGCGCTGCTGGCCGGTCTGGAGGGGCAGTACGGTGAGCCGGACCCCCGGCCATGA
- a CDS encoding ArsR/SmtB family transcription factor, translating into MTATEPCATALASLAALLADETRAGCLLALLDGRAWTAGELARHVRVAPSTLTGHLNRLVAGGLLVTERQGRHRYVRLADPRAAQLVEDLAAHLPQDVVVQVPRTLREVRTQSALARGRTCYDHLAGRLGMAVTDALTSHGLLRQDTGFALTDAGLAWFGDAGIAVDRSTRRPLARSCLDWTERRPHLGGAAGAALCRHALDAGWCARVGSGRAVRVTPVGARALAELLGIDEPALV; encoded by the coding sequence ATGACCGCCACGGAACCGTGCGCCACCGCTCTCGCCTCGCTCGCCGCGCTGCTCGCCGACGAGACACGGGCCGGCTGTCTGCTCGCCCTGCTGGACGGGCGCGCGTGGACCGCCGGGGAACTCGCCCGGCACGTACGGGTCGCGCCCTCGACGCTCACCGGGCATCTGAACCGGCTGGTCGCGGGCGGCCTGCTGGTGACGGAACGCCAGGGGCGGCACCGCTACGTCCGGCTGGCCGACCCGCGCGCCGCGCAGCTCGTCGAGGATCTGGCCGCGCATCTGCCGCAGGACGTGGTGGTCCAGGTCCCGCGCACGCTGCGGGAGGTCCGTACCCAGTCCGCGCTGGCGCGCGGGCGGACCTGCTACGACCATCTCGCCGGCCGGCTCGGCATGGCGGTCACCGACGCGCTGACCTCGCACGGGCTGCTGCGCCAGGACACCGGGTTCGCGCTGACCGACGCGGGGCTGGCCTGGTTCGGGGACGCGGGCATCGCCGTCGACCGCTCCACCCGGCGCCCGCTGGCCCGCTCCTGCCTGGACTGGACGGAGCGGCGCCCGCATCTCGGGGGCGCGGCGGGCGCGGCGCTGTGCCGGCACGCGCTGGACGCCGGATGGTGCGCCCGCGTGGGCTCGGGGCGGGCGGTGCGGGTGACGCCCGTGGGGGCGCGTGCGCTGGCGGAGCTGCTGGGCATCGACGAACCGGCGCTGGTCTGA
- a CDS encoding DMT family transporter — translation MDLSPRHRLLPTAAAVVTVLLWASAFVVIRTAGDAYSPGALALGRLLAGGLTLAVLCAIRREGWPPRGAWPGILVSGVLWFGFYMVALNWGEQRVDAGTAALVVNVGPLLIALFAARFLGDPMPPRLLAGMAVSFTGAVIVGLSMSAGGGGSSVLGVVACLLAAVAYAAGVVAQKPAVARASALQVTTFGCLIGAVACLPFTGRLISEASGAPLSATLGMVYLGVFPTALAFTAWAYALARTSAAKLGATTYAVPALVVLMSWLALGEVPGPVMLGGGLLCLAGVAVARSRGRTAPAQVADAAPDPDPDRVR, via the coding sequence ATGGACCTCAGTCCGCGTCATCGTCTGCTGCCCACGGCCGCCGCCGTGGTCACCGTGCTGCTGTGGGCGTCCGCCTTCGTGGTGATCCGTACCGCCGGTGACGCCTACTCACCGGGCGCGCTGGCACTCGGCCGCCTGCTCGCGGGCGGTCTCACCCTGGCCGTGCTGTGCGCGATACGGCGCGAGGGCTGGCCGCCGCGCGGGGCCTGGCCAGGCATCCTGGTGTCCGGGGTGCTCTGGTTCGGCTTCTACATGGTGGCCCTGAACTGGGGCGAGCAGCGGGTGGACGCGGGCACGGCCGCTCTGGTGGTGAACGTCGGCCCGCTGCTGATCGCCCTGTTCGCCGCCCGGTTCCTGGGCGACCCGATGCCGCCCCGGCTGCTGGCGGGGATGGCGGTGTCCTTCACCGGCGCGGTGATCGTGGGCCTGTCGATGTCGGCCGGGGGCGGCGGCTCCTCGGTGCTCGGCGTGGTGGCCTGCCTGCTCGCGGCGGTCGCCTACGCGGCCGGGGTGGTCGCGCAGAAGCCCGCCGTGGCCCGCGCGAGCGCCCTTCAGGTGACGACGTTCGGCTGCCTGATCGGCGCGGTGGCCTGCCTGCCCTTCACCGGCCGGCTGATCTCGGAGGCGTCCGGCGCCCCGCTGTCGGCCACGCTGGGCATGGTCTACCTCGGCGTCTTCCCGACCGCGCTGGCCTTCACCGCGTGGGCGTACGCCCTGGCCCGCACCAGCGCGGCCAAGCTGGGCGCGACGACGTACGCCGTCCCCGCGCTGGTGGTGCTGATGTCCTGGCTGGCGCTGGGCGAGGTGCCGGGACCGGTGATGCTGGGCGGCGGCCTGCTGTGCCTGGCGGGCGTGGCGGTGGCCCGCTCGCGGGGGCGTACGGCGCCCGCGCAGGTGGCGGACGCGGCGCCCGACCCCGACCCTGACCGGGTGCGCTGA